TCTTCACGTCGACACCCTTCTGCGGCGCTTTCGTAAGGCGGAAGAAGACCTCGGTCTGGTGTTTGTCCGAGCGCAGTTCGATCACCGACTCGTTCTTGTTCGACGTCACGTCGAGCAACATGCCGTCGACGCGCTTCACGGCGTCGTATGCCCCCTCGTCGACAGGCTTGCCGCCCTCGATGTCGTCGGTGCAGGCCGTGAATGCCAGGCCACCCAACATCAGCGCAAGCGGAAGGATGCTGTATTTCAGATATTTCTTGGTGTTCATAATCGTTTCAGGTTAAAGGTTAGCAGATTATTTACCCAGCTCGGGAAGCGATACATTCACCCACTTCAACTCCTTCTCGACGGTAAGGTCGTTCCCGTAGGAGGTCTGGTCTTTGATGGTCTTGCCGGCTCCCTCGTCGAATTTCCAGTAGGCCACCAGTCCGTCGGAAGCCGCGGCCACCTGGTAGAAATGGTCGGGGGCATTGATCTCCTCGGGGGTCAGCGCCTTGTTCCAGATACGCACTTCCGAGATCTGGCCGTCGAAATAACGGTCGCTGGCATACGAATAACCGATCCAGAAGCAACGGGGCTTGCCGTCCGATTCGTCGGAATGGGCTACGCCGAAATTCACGGACGAAGTACCGACGTTGCCGCTGCACTTCTCCGCACCGTCGAGGTATACTTTCACGTTTCCCGACTCGAATGTCACGGCCACATGGTACCAGCGGCCGGCATCGAGTTTGAGATCCGAATTGGTCAGGTTCCTCGACGAAGCCACCTGTATCTGGTTGGGATCCACGCCCGAATCGCCGATACGGACGAGGAACTTGCCCTCGATACCCATGATGGTGGAGATCTGGTTCTTGAACGCATTGCCGTTGATCAGCGCCTCGAGCGTGAAGGTACGCATGTTGGTTACGGGCGAGGCATCCTTCCAGTCGGGCCATGCACGGTTCTCGGCGATACCGGCCACGACGTTGATAAGCGCGGCACCCTTGAAGATATAGTAAACACTGCGGGCACTGGGCAGCACGTCGATACCCGACACCGAACGGATCGTCACGGGCAGCACATAGCGCTCGTTCTTGTCCAGCAGGTTCACGTCGACGAACCTGATCGTCACGGGAACGCTCGCCACGCTTCCGGCCTGTATCCTGGTCTTCGTCTCATCGAACTGGTAGAACTCCTCGGAGAGCAGTTTCACGTCCTCGTCGTAGAAGGCCTGGCGGTAGTGGTCGAACAGTTCGGGAGCCGCGGCGAACTCGATCGAAATGTCCTGCCCGACGGGCTTGGCGATGCCGGCCGTGATTTCGCGCTCATAGGAGGGATTCGCAGCCTTGATAAGCATCTCGTCGGTGAAATTCGTCGCCGAGATGAAAAGTTTATTGTCGTAATGCTGCCTGGACAGATCCTCGTTCTTGCAGCCTGCCAGAGCGACGGCGGCAAGAGCCGCGACAGCAATATTTAACTTGTTGAGTTTCATAGGTCGCATTAGTTTTTAGGTGCGGGATTCAGGATATCGACCGCCTCCCGGATGTTTTTATAAACCAAAGTCAGGTTGAAATAGTCGTTCTGCGCGTTGGCGATGGAGATACCCAGTTTCTCATAGCCCGACGCCGGGCTTACGACCCACTGGGCAGCGCCCTTGGTGGCACGCACACGTGTCTTGCCGTCGGCCTCGTAGCCGGAGAAATAGCCGCTCTCATCGCTCAGGTCGGTGAGCGACGGGGTCGTCACGCCGATGACGAACCGGTCGGTCGGAACATCTTCCACGGCGGCCATCAGCACGGCGAACGACATCTTGTCGGCCGAAGTTGCGGTCAGCGCCGGGATGACGATATAATCGCATTCGCCCAGGACGGACTTGTCGATGAGGTTCTGCGGATTGCCCTGGAAGACCAGCACTTTGCCGGAGTTGGCGCCGCTCCAGGTCTTCACGTTCGAGAAGAACGCCTCCTGGCGTGCGGCATACTGCGCTATTTCCTCGTCCTGCATAGCCTGCGGGGCACGGCCGGTATAGTTCACCTGGACACCGTCGTAACCATATTTGGCACACAGGGTCAGCTGGCTGACGGTCTGCTGCCTGCAGAACTCCAGGAAACGGAGCTCCAGCTCCTCCTCGGGGGTCGGTTCGCCCTCGCCGCCGCCTTCGCCGCCC
This Alistipes onderdonkii DNA region includes the following protein-coding sequences:
- a CDS encoding DUF1735 and LamG domain-containing protein — encoded protein: MKLNKLNIAVAALAAVALAGCKNEDLSRQHYDNKLFISATNFTDEMLIKAANPSYEREITAGIAKPVGQDISIEFAAAPELFDHYRQAFYDEDVKLLSEEFYQFDETKTRIQAGSVASVPVTIRFVDVNLLDKNERYVLPVTIRSVSGIDVLPSARSVYYIFKGAALINVVAGIAENRAWPDWKDASPVTNMRTFTLEALINGNAFKNQISTIMGIEGKFLVRIGDSGVDPNQIQVASSRNLTNSDLKLDAGRWYHVAVTFESGNVKVYLDGAEKCSGNVGTSSVNFGVAHSDESDGKPRCFWIGYSYASDRYFDGQISEVRIWNKALTPEEINAPDHFYQVAAASDGLVAYWKFDEGAGKTIKDQTSYGNDLTVEKELKWVNVSLPELGK
- a CDS encoding glycoside hydrolase family 18; protein product: MKRNIKKFLFPAVAVAALSLAACSDWTETESLDINYPSLEEQNPELYKQYLQALRDYKAGEHKVVFVSMDNTTSAPAQRNEHLTTMPDSVDIICLMNPDNLHPTLAGEFAKVREKGTRVIYNIDYNAIEKLWEKVLADEEANKPKEPAAPDTPEATQDEGGEGGGEGEPTPEEELELRFLEFCRQQTVSQLTLCAKYGYDGVQVNYTGRAPQAMQDEEIAQYAARQEAFFSNVKTWSGANSGKVLVFQGNPQNLIDKSVLGECDYIVIPALTATSADKMSFAVLMAAVEDVPTDRFVIGVTTPSLTDLSDESGYFSGYEADGKTRVRATKGAAQWVVSPASGYEKLGISIANAQNDYFNLTLVYKNIREAVDILNPAPKN